In Oreochromis niloticus isolate F11D_XX linkage group LG18, O_niloticus_UMD_NMBU, whole genome shotgun sequence, one genomic interval encodes:
- the LOC102080731 gene encoding uncharacterized protein LOC102080731 isoform X5, translated as MCKEPCVSCPACTPDMLAVSVDGNRKLYHFKSNASTSEQGNFEGVFIEKDEEVAEFMKYIQRHTNDIKWGGAFQDGAGSTFGEEVEQVNSFLSRAAITTKYMSKAGRTDMLTLLALGWNKRKVEQLGRTLSQRYLKIIRILREQVESLNATKNELGVDDDTLQQWVADVQKWAEETDQTDGSLGALQARIEELVVIIRVRTQSLYRQNDSNKRRHRIRKVILDEKKRLAAAVDDYNKLAEPTNKSYPVMPSSRPTFGPGRAQVNLLLTSRQRERSLRR; from the exons ATGTGCAAAGAGCCATGCGTTAGCTGCCCTGCCTGCACTCCAGACATGCTTGCCGTCTCAGTTGATGGAAACCGTAAGCTTTATCACTTTAAATCAAATGCAAG CACTTCAGAGCAGGGGAACTTTGAAGGTGTCTTCATTGAAAAAGATGAGGAAGTTGCTGAGTTTATGAAATACATCCAGAGACACACAAATGAT ATCAAATGGGGAGGTGCGTTTCAGGATGGGGCCGGTTCAACATTTGGAGAAGAGGTGGAACAAGTAAACAGTTTCCTGTCTAGGGCGGCCATCACAACAAAGTACATGTCTAAAGCAg GGCGAACAGACATGCTGACCCTCCTGGCTTTGGGGTGGAACAAAAGGAAAGTGGAACAACTGGGCCGCACTTTGAGCCAGAGATATCtaaag ATCATAAGGATCCTTAGAGAACAAGTGGAGAGCCTGAATGCGACCAAAAATGAGCTGGGTGTGGATGACGACACACTGCAGCAATGGGTGGCCGATGTGCAGAAATGGGCTGAAG AAACTGATCAAACTGATGGCAGCCTTGGAGCGTTGCAGGCACGAATAGAGGAGCTTGTTGTCATCATCAGAGTGCGAACACAAAGTCTTTACAGACAAAATG ATAGCAACAAGAGGCGACACAGAATTCGCAaggtcatcttagatgagaagAAACGCTTGGCGGCTGCTGTTGACGACTACAACAAGCTTGCTGAACCAACAAACAAATCGTATCCAGTGATGCCCTCATCCAGACCGACATTTGGCCCTGGCAGAGCACAAGTGAAC CTGCTGCTGACCTCCAGACAAAGAGAAAGGTCTTTGAGAAGGTGA
- the LOC102080731 gene encoding uncharacterized protein LOC102080731 isoform X1 — MMSRGKGCADLPSWTAAKESSKKSTGKLDEEGMEIAVCRHGVLLAALNMFPGEIFAYPLFLQRKLAASIPGHITFLCSDVACKYFPYLTKVAQLRNLLSMRPFLSVMHAKALIWKCKIKWGGAFQDGAGSTFGEEVEQVNSFLSRAAITTKYMSKAGRTDMLTLLALGWNKRKVEQLGRTLSQRYLKIIRILREQVESLNATKNELGVDDDTLQQWVADVQKWAEETDQTDGSLGALQARIEELVVIIRVRTQSLYRQNDSNKRRHRIRKVILDEKKRLAAAVDDYNKLAEPTNKSYPVMPSSRPTFGPGRAQVNLLLTSRQRERSLRR; from the exons ATGAT GTCCCGGGGAAAGGGTTGTGCGGATCTTCCATCTTGGACTGCAGCAAAGGAGTCGTCCAAAAAGTCCACTGGGAAGTTGGATGAAGAGGGCATGGAAATAGCTGTTTGTCGCCACGGAGTCCTCTTAGCTGCATTGAACATGTTTCCAGGGGAGATCTTTGCTTACCCCCTTTTTCTCCAGAGGAAGTTGGCAGCTAGCATCCCAGGACATATTACATTCCTTTGCTCCGATGTGGCCTGTAAATATTTCCCATATTTAACCAAGGTGGCTCAGCTGAGGAACCTCTTGTCAATGCGTCCTTTTCTCTCCGTCATGCATGCAAAGGCTCTCATTTGGAAATGCAAG ATCAAATGGGGAGGTGCGTTTCAGGATGGGGCCGGTTCAACATTTGGAGAAGAGGTGGAACAAGTAAACAGTTTCCTGTCTAGGGCGGCCATCACAACAAAGTACATGTCTAAAGCAg GGCGAACAGACATGCTGACCCTCCTGGCTTTGGGGTGGAACAAAAGGAAAGTGGAACAACTGGGCCGCACTTTGAGCCAGAGATATCtaaag ATCATAAGGATCCTTAGAGAACAAGTGGAGAGCCTGAATGCGACCAAAAATGAGCTGGGTGTGGATGACGACACACTGCAGCAATGGGTGGCCGATGTGCAGAAATGGGCTGAAG AAACTGATCAAACTGATGGCAGCCTTGGAGCGTTGCAGGCACGAATAGAGGAGCTTGTTGTCATCATCAGAGTGCGAACACAAAGTCTTTACAGACAAAATG ATAGCAACAAGAGGCGACACAGAATTCGCAaggtcatcttagatgagaagAAACGCTTGGCGGCTGCTGTTGACGACTACAACAAGCTTGCTGAACCAACAAACAAATCGTATCCAGTGATGCCCTCATCCAGACCGACATTTGGCCCTGGCAGAGCACAAGTGAAC CTGCTGCTGACCTCCAGACAAAGAGAAAGGTCTTTGAGAAGGTGA
- the LOC102080731 gene encoding uncharacterized protein LOC102080731 isoform X4, with protein sequence MMSRGKGCADLPSWTAAKESSKKSTGKLDEEGMEIAVCRHGVLLAALNMFPGEIFAYPLFLQRKLAASIPGHITFLCSDVACKYFPYLTKVAQLRNLLSMRPFLSVMHAKALIWKCKIKWGGAFQDGAGSTFGEEVEQVNSFLSRAAITTKYMSKAGRTDMLTLLALGWNKRKVEQLGRTLSQRYLKIIRILREQVESLNATKNELGVDDDTLQQWVADVQKWAEDSNKRRHRIRKVILDEKKRLAAAVDDYNKLAEPTNKSYPVMPSSRPTFGPGRAQVNLLLTSRQRERSLRR encoded by the exons ATGAT GTCCCGGGGAAAGGGTTGTGCGGATCTTCCATCTTGGACTGCAGCAAAGGAGTCGTCCAAAAAGTCCACTGGGAAGTTGGATGAAGAGGGCATGGAAATAGCTGTTTGTCGCCACGGAGTCCTCTTAGCTGCATTGAACATGTTTCCAGGGGAGATCTTTGCTTACCCCCTTTTTCTCCAGAGGAAGTTGGCAGCTAGCATCCCAGGACATATTACATTCCTTTGCTCCGATGTGGCCTGTAAATATTTCCCATATTTAACCAAGGTGGCTCAGCTGAGGAACCTCTTGTCAATGCGTCCTTTTCTCTCCGTCATGCATGCAAAGGCTCTCATTTGGAAATGCAAG ATCAAATGGGGAGGTGCGTTTCAGGATGGGGCCGGTTCAACATTTGGAGAAGAGGTGGAACAAGTAAACAGTTTCCTGTCTAGGGCGGCCATCACAACAAAGTACATGTCTAAAGCAg GGCGAACAGACATGCTGACCCTCCTGGCTTTGGGGTGGAACAAAAGGAAAGTGGAACAACTGGGCCGCACTTTGAGCCAGAGATATCtaaag ATCATAAGGATCCTTAGAGAACAAGTGGAGAGCCTGAATGCGACCAAAAATGAGCTGGGTGTGGATGACGACACACTGCAGCAATGGGTGGCCGATGTGCAGAAATGGGCTGAAG ATAGCAACAAGAGGCGACACAGAATTCGCAaggtcatcttagatgagaagAAACGCTTGGCGGCTGCTGTTGACGACTACAACAAGCTTGCTGAACCAACAAACAAATCGTATCCAGTGATGCCCTCATCCAGACCGACATTTGGCCCTGGCAGAGCACAAGTGAAC CTGCTGCTGACCTCCAGACAAAGAGAAAGGTCTTTGAGAAGGTGA
- the LOC102080731 gene encoding uncharacterized protein LOC102080731 isoform X3, which produces MCKEPCVSCPACTPDMLAVSVDGNRKLYHFKSNASTSEQGNFEGVFIEKDEEVAEFMKYIQRHTNDVAQLRNLLSMRPFLSVMHAKALIWKCKIKWGGAFQDGAGSTFGEEVEQVNSFLSRAAITTKYMSKAGRTDMLTLLALGWNKRKVEQLGRTLSQRYLKIIRILREQVESLNATKNELGVDDDTLQQWVADVQKWAEETDQTDGSLGALQARIEELVVIIRVRTQSLYRQNDSNKRRHRIRKVILDEKKRLAAAVDDYNKLAEPTNKSYPVMPSSRPTFGPGRAQVNLLLTSRQRERSLRR; this is translated from the exons ATGTGCAAAGAGCCATGCGTTAGCTGCCCTGCCTGCACTCCAGACATGCTTGCCGTCTCAGTTGATGGAAACCGTAAGCTTTATCACTTTAAATCAAATGCAAG CACTTCAGAGCAGGGGAACTTTGAAGGTGTCTTCATTGAAAAAGATGAGGAAGTTGCTGAGTTTATGAAATACATCCAGAGACACACAAATGAT GTGGCTCAGCTGAGGAACCTCTTGTCAATGCGTCCTTTTCTCTCCGTCATGCATGCAAAGGCTCTCATTTGGAAATGCAAG ATCAAATGGGGAGGTGCGTTTCAGGATGGGGCCGGTTCAACATTTGGAGAAGAGGTGGAACAAGTAAACAGTTTCCTGTCTAGGGCGGCCATCACAACAAAGTACATGTCTAAAGCAg GGCGAACAGACATGCTGACCCTCCTGGCTTTGGGGTGGAACAAAAGGAAAGTGGAACAACTGGGCCGCACTTTGAGCCAGAGATATCtaaag ATCATAAGGATCCTTAGAGAACAAGTGGAGAGCCTGAATGCGACCAAAAATGAGCTGGGTGTGGATGACGACACACTGCAGCAATGGGTGGCCGATGTGCAGAAATGGGCTGAAG AAACTGATCAAACTGATGGCAGCCTTGGAGCGTTGCAGGCACGAATAGAGGAGCTTGTTGTCATCATCAGAGTGCGAACACAAAGTCTTTACAGACAAAATG ATAGCAACAAGAGGCGACACAGAATTCGCAaggtcatcttagatgagaagAAACGCTTGGCGGCTGCTGTTGACGACTACAACAAGCTTGCTGAACCAACAAACAAATCGTATCCAGTGATGCCCTCATCCAGACCGACATTTGGCCCTGGCAGAGCACAAGTGAAC CTGCTGCTGACCTCCAGACAAAGAGAAAGGTCTTTGAGAAGGTGA
- the LOC102080731 gene encoding uncharacterized protein LOC102080731 isoform X2: protein MVCKAVFVLRVLLALYKLMMLTLIANVNRSTKTENHLNCVSYVFMSLSSAKISFLFSLKMSDSEDPELEEELQAADELLQDMQNDAQSEPQPVRWKKRDRQGDFIPQRPSSSRSTSCMPRVSTDQHQRPHEEPSYVASFNPTKVYGTEVLRQELLQLLEDGEEDAAMTCETSSESAATHWEIRNMVSSQKWKEARPCLIDNMLATLDPQSHRVCQCGKQVVVRCLDCLPLPFLCAECDIAVHTRFVLHNREAVTGGFLQPSSEFHKPIVRLLPVQRPDHVCDCPAGNVEVSPGAIVALVTINGRCQW from the exons ATGGTTTGTAAAGCAGTTTTTGTGCTAAGAGTTCTGCTAGCTCTTTACAAACTGATGATGCTAACGTTAATTGCTAATGTTAACCGGAGCACCAAGACTGAAAATCATTTGAATTGCGTTAGTTATGTGTTTATGTCACTGAGTTCTGCAAAAATCTCTTTCCTCtttagtttgaaaatgagtgatTCAGAGGATCCCGAGCTGGAGGAAGAGCTTCAAGCTGCTGACGAACTCCTTCAAGATATGCAG AATGATGCACAGAGTGAACCTCAGCCAGTGCGCTGGAAAAAACGTGACAGACAGGGAGATTTTATTCCTCAAAGACCATCATCCAGTCGAAGTACTAGTTGCATGCCACGTG tgtccACAGATCAGCATCAACGTCCACATGAAGAACCTAGTTATGTTGCCagtttcaacccaacaaaag tgTATGGAACTGAGGTGCTTCGTCAGGAGCTCCTTCAGTTGTTGGAGGATGGAGAAGAGGACGCAGCCATGACTTGTGAGACGTCGTCTGAGTCAGCTGCTACTCACTGGGAGATCAGAAACATGGTGTCCTCGCAAAAGTGGAAAGAGGCCAGGCCTTGTCTTATAGACAATATGTTAGCTACTCTGGATCCACAGTCACAccgtgtgtgtcagtgtggcaAACAAGTAGTTGTGAGGTGTCTGGACTGCCTGCCTCTTCCATTCCTTTGTGCTGAGTGTGATATTGCAGTTCACACACGCTTTGTCCTGCACAACAGAGAGGCAGTAACAGGAGGGTTTTTGCAGCCTTCATCAGAGTTTCACAAGCCAATAG TTCGGCTGTTGCCAGTGCAAAGGCCAGACCATGTGTGTGACTGCCCAGCAGGTAACGTTGAGGTTTCACCCGGCGCAATTGTGGCTCTTGTAACCATAAATG GGCGTTGCCAGTGGTGA
- the LOC112841641 gene encoding tripartite motif-containing protein 16-like: MAQKGVQLDQETFSCSICLDLLKDPVTTTCGHSYCRNCIKSFWNEEDRKGIHSCPQCRKTFTPRPVLEKNTMLAALVEQLKKTGLQAAPADHCYAGPEDVACDVCTGRKLKAIKSCLFCLASYCEKHLQPHYDAALLKKHKLVAPSKKLQENICSRHDEVMKIFCRTDQQSICYLCLMDEHKGHETVPAAAERTEKQKELEVRRLNIQQRIQEREKDVKLLQQEVEAINGSADKAVEDSEKMFTELIRLIQKRSSDVKQQVRSQQETEVSRVKELQEKLEQEIAELKRKDGELEQLSHTEDHNQFLHNYPSLSALSESTHSSSINIRPLSYFEDVTAAVSETRDKLQDILREEWTNISLTVTEEDVLLSPAEPKTRAGFLKYSCEITLDPNTAKTHLLLSEGNRKATRMEQPQSYSDHPDRFTGCYQVLSRESLTGRCYWEVEWRGGAVRVAVAYKNISRAGRGDECGFGNNDKSWALRCDINSYKFWHNNVHIDLSGPRSSRVGVYLDHRAGILSFYSVSETMTLLHRVQTTFTQPLYAGLCLGLYNGDTAELIKVK; this comes from the coding sequence ATGGCGCAGAAAGGAGTTCAGCTGGACCAAGAAACCTTCTCTTGTTCCatctgtttggatctactgaaggatccGGTAACTACAacctgtggacacagctactgcaggaactgtattaaaagtttctggaatgaagaggacaggaagggaatccacagctgccctcagtgcaggaagactttcacaccgaggcctgtcctggagaaaaacaccatgttagcagctttagtggagcagctgaagaagactggactccaagctgctccagctgatcactgctatgctggacctgaagatgtggcctgtgatgtctgcactgggaGGAAGCTGAAAGCCATCAAGTCCTGTTTATTCTGTCTGGCCTCTTATTGTGAGAAACATCTCCAACCTCACTATGATGCAGCTctattaaagaaacacaagctggtggccccctccaagaagctccaggagaacatctgctctcgtcatgatgaggtgatgaagattttctgtcgtactgatcagcagagtatctgttatctctgcttgatggatgaacataaaggccatgaaacagtcccagctgcagcagaaaggactgagaagcagaaggagcTCGAGGTGAGACGactaaacatccagcagagaatccaggagcgagagaaagatgtgaagctgcttcaacaggaggtggaggccatcaatggctctgctgataaagcagtggaggacagtgagaagatgttcactgagctgatccgtctcatccagaaaagaagctctgatgtgaagcagcaggtcagatcccagcaggaaactgaagtgagtcgagtcaaagagcttcaggagaagctggagcaggagatcgctgagctgaagaggaaagacggcgagctggagcagctctcacacacagaggatcacaaccagtttctacacaactacccctcactgtcagcactcagtgagtctacacactcatccagcatcaatattcgtcctctgagctactttgaggatgtgacagcagctgtgtcagagaccagagataaactacaggacattctgagagaggaatggacaaacatctcactgacagtcactgaagaggatgttttactgtcaccagcagagccaaagaccagagctggattcttaaaatattcatgtgaaatcacactggatccaaacacagcaaaaacacatctgttaTTATCTGAGGGGAACAGAAAAGCAACAAGAATGGAACAACCACAGTCTtattctgatcatccagacagattcactGGATGTTATCAGgtcctgagtagagagagtctgactggacgttgttactgggaggtggagtggagaggtGGAGCAGTTCGTGTAGCAGTCGCATACAAGAATATCAGCAGAGCAGGGAGGGGCGATGAATGTGGATTTGGAAACAATGACAAATCTTGGGCATTACGTTGTGACATAAACAGTTATAAATTTTGGCACAACAATGTCCACATTGACCTCTCAGGTCCTCGgtcctccagagtaggagtgtacctggatcacagagcaggtattctgtctttctacagcgtctctgaaaccatgactctcctccacagagtccagaccacattcactcagccgctctatgctggacttTGTCTTGGGTTGTATAATGGAGACACTGCAGAGTTGATTAAAGTCAAATAG
- the LOC109194440 gene encoding uncharacterized protein LOC109194440 isoform X1 — protein MEKHKDREKMICRILLLIILTSCVSGSFVVNVTQTSYQAEENHNITLEWTFTTKPDRSTKTLNILCELITDKVSVLYHVLEGVEVSESQDAKFSGRVQSDKDALREGRIRLQLSRLRIDDSGRYKCKVKTDYGFSSDDCQLNVTAAADELKSKRPTLKSQKNNILIGATAVGVTAVGVAVVLIIVCTSLYFMLKKKRIHRNLYADVEMLSVSEKQTGTDRILCAGPTLDQSESSVTQRKDSELL, from the exons ATGGAGAAACACAAGGACAG GGAGAAAATGATCTGCAGGATcctgctgctcatcatcctcacctcatgtgtctctg gaTCATTTGTAGTCAATGTGACACAGACCTCCTATCAGGCAGAGGAGaaccacaacatcacactggagtGGACGTTCACCACCAAACCTGACAGATCCACAAAAACTCTCAACATCCTCTGTGAACTGATAACTGATAAAGTCTCAGTCTTGTATCATGTTCTTGAAGGTGTTGAGGTGTCAGAGTCTCAGGATGCAAAGTTTTCAGGACGAGTCCAGAGTGACAAAGACGCCCTCAGAGAAGGACGAATCAGACTTCAACTGTCCAGACTCAGGATTGATGACTCGGGTCGATACAAGTGTAAAGTGAAGACAGATTATGGTTTCAGCTCTGACGACTGTCAACTCAatgtcactg CAGCTGCAGATGAACTCAAATCTAAGAGACCAActttaaaatcacaaaaaaacaatatcTTAATTGGAGCGACAGCAGTTGGAGTGACAGCAGTTGGAGTGGCAGTAGTTTTAATCATTGTGTGTACATCTCTGTATttcatgttgaaaaaaaaaagaattcaccGTAACCTCTATGCTGATGTAGAGATGTTGAGTGTCTCAGAAAAACAAACTGGGACTGACAGGATTCTCTGTGCAGGACCAACTTTGGATCAGAGCgaatcatcagtcacacaaagAAAAGACTCTGAGCTGCTTTAG